DNA from Krasilnikovia cinnamomea:
CCGGCCCGCTTGCTCATCCGCAGCGGTTCCCCGTCGCGAACCAGGTTGACCATCTGGCCGATGAGGATCTCCAGGTTGGTCGCCGGGTCGTCGCCGAAGCAGGCGGCCATGGCCTTCATCCGGCCGATGTAACCGTGGTGATCCGCCCCCAGCATGATCACGACCCGGTCGAAGCCGCGCTTGCGCTTGTCCAGGTAGTAGGCGCAGTCCGCGGCGAAGTACGTCCAGTCGCCGTCCGACTTGCGCAGCACCCGGTCCTTGTCGTCGCCGAAGTCGGTGGTGCGCAGCCAGGTGGCCCCGTCCGACTCGAAGATGTGGCCCTGCTCACGCAGCCGCGCCAGGGCCTCGTCCAGTTCGCCCCGGTCGTGCAGGTCCTTCTCGTTGAAGTACGTGTCGAAGTGCACCCCGAACTGCGCCAGCGACGCCTTGATCTCGGCGAACATCAGCTGCACGCCCTCGACCCGGAACACCTCCAGCGCCTCCGGCTCGGGCCGCAGCAGCGCGTCCGGCACCGCCACCAGCACCGCCGCCGCGATCTCCGCGATGTACTCGCCGCCGTACCCGTCCTGCGGCACCGGCTCGCCCTTGGCGCTGGCGTACAGGGACTTGGCGAACCGGTCGATCTGGGACCCGGCGTCGTTGAAGTAGTACTCCGTGCCGACGTCGGCGCCGGAGGCACTCAGCAGCCGGGCCAGCGCGTCGCCGACCGCCGCCCACCGGACACCACCGATGTGCACGGGGCCCGTGGGGTTCGCGGAGACGAACTCCAGGTTGATCCGCTGGCCGGTGAGGCGGGCGGTGTGGCCGTACTCCGCGCCCGCCAGCACGATGTCGCGGGCCAGCTGGCCCGCCGCGGCGGCGTCCAGGCGGATGTTCAGGAAGCCGGGCCCGGCGATCTCCACGCTCTTGATCCCGGCGCGGCGGCCCAGCTCCTCGGCGAGCGCGGCGGCCAGCTCGCGGGGCACGACGCCGGCCCGCTTGCCGAGCTGCATGGCCAGCGTCGAGGCGTAGTCTCCGTGCTCGGGGTTGCGGGGCCGCTCGACGGTCGTCGAGGCGGGCAGCACGCTCGCGTCGAGGCCGCGAGCGGCGAACACGGCCCGGGCGGCGTCGAGAACGGTGGTGGCAAGGTCGGCGGGAGTCACCGAGTCATGCTATCCGGGTAGACTTTGGCGTTCGGCGGCGTCCCGGTGCCCTGCTCACGGGCCCGGCCCTCAATTTTCGAACACATTGATGAGGCACGATGAGCATCAGCAGCCCGGGTCCCGAGCGGAACCCGTCCACGGTCAAGGTCGACAAGACGTCCGGCCAGGGCAAGCCCCCGGCGGGCGGCGCCAAGCCGGCCGCCAAGGCGGGCGGCGGCAAGCCCGGCGGCGGTAAGCCGGGCGCCAAGGGCAAGGGCCGCAAGCCGGTCACGCCGGTCAAGGTCAGCGGCGGTCGCAGTTGGGGCCCCATCGCGGTCGTCGCCGCCGTCGTGCTGGTCGCCGTCGGCATCATCGGGTTCGGGGCCTACGCGGCGGTGCAGGGCGGCAAGTCGTGGGAGGACAAGGCCGCCGACATCAAGGGCATCGTCAACTACCGCGCCCAGAAGAACCCGCAGATCGACTCCCAGGAACACAAGGGGGGCCCGCTGACGTACGTCACCAACCCGCCCGTGGGCGGCGCGCACAACTCGGTGTGGCAGAACTGCATGGGCGACGTGTACACCGAGCCGATCGCCAACGAGCA
Protein-coding regions in this window:
- the argS gene encoding arginine--tRNA ligase, whose protein sequence is MTPADLATTVLDAARAVFAARGLDASVLPASTTVERPRNPEHGDYASTLAMQLGKRAGVVPRELAAALAEELGRRAGIKSVEIAGPGFLNIRLDAAAAGQLARDIVLAGAEYGHTARLTGQRINLEFVSANPTGPVHIGGVRWAAVGDALARLLSASGADVGTEYYFNDAGSQIDRFAKSLYASAKGEPVPQDGYGGEYIAEIAAAVLVAVPDALLRPEPEALEVFRVEGVQLMFAEIKASLAQFGVHFDTYFNEKDLHDRGELDEALARLREQGHIFESDGATWLRTTDFGDDKDRVLRKSDGDWTYFAADCAYYLDKRKRGFDRVVIMLGADHHGYIGRMKAMAACFGDDPATNLEILIGQMVNLVRDGEPLRMSKRAGTVVTLEDFVDALGVDAARYALARYSSDSSIDIDIDLWTRATRDNPVYYVQYVAARTAAVARNAAEVGLTRGEPDAFQPGLLSHEKENDLLKALGEYPAVVASAAELREPHRVARYLEEVAGAYHRFYDKCRVLPMGDEPVTDLQRARLWLNDATRTVIANGLGLLGVSAPERM
- a CDS encoding DUF3105 domain-containing protein gives rise to the protein MSISSPGPERNPSTVKVDKTSGQGKPPAGGAKPAAKAGGGKPGGGKPGAKGKGRKPVTPVKVSGGRSWGPIAVVAAVVLVAVGIIGFGAYAAVQGGKSWEDKAADIKGIVNYRAQKNPQIDSQEHKGGPLTYVTNPPVGGAHNSVWQNCMGDVYTEPIANEHAVHSLEHGAVWVTYKQGLPADQVKALSDKVEGKDYLMLSPVANLDKNVALQAWGYQLKVDSADDSRIDEFIKALRINATKEPGAACSGGNTATGPVTAAPNGTSMNK